In a single window of the Methanobrevibacter sp. TMH8 genome:
- the albA gene encoding DNA-binding protein Alba has protein sequence MPEENIVYIGSKPVMNYVLAVVTQMNSGVSEVILKARGRAISRAVDVAEIVRNRFIPDMDVQNIDICTEEIVGNDGVSTNVSTIEIQLKKDN, from the coding sequence ATGCCAGAAGAAAATATTGTATACATAGGAAGCAAACCTGTAATGAATTATGTTCTTGCAGTAGTAACTCAGATGAACAGTGGCGTATCAGAAGTTATCTTAAAAGCAAGAGGAAGAGCTATTAGCAGGGCCGTTGATGTTGCCGAAATTGTCAGAAATCGTTTTATACCTGATATGGACGTTCAAAACATTGATATTTGTACCGAAGAAATTGTTGGAAACGATGGTGTTTCAACAAATGTATCTACTATAGAGATACAGCTTAAAAAAGATAATTAG
- a CDS encoding aldo/keto reductase, with translation MFYRKIEKNGDELSILGYGCMRYPRKNGAIDYKRTEKQIMTAIENGVNYFDTAYLYPGSEKNLGEILKNNNCRDKVKIADKMPGPIAKTREKMDEIFEKQLDRLQTDYIDYYMIHSLMQFKDWETLKENGILDFIDEEKKKGRIINFGFSFHGNLHHFKRIIDDYDWEFCMIQYNYIDENYQAGTEGLEYAASKNIGVIVMEPLRGGMLVDKLPEKAQKIMNNFEIKRSPAEWAFRWVWNHPAVKVVLSGMNEEQHIKDNIRVASETQANSLTIEEKEMLEKVKTEFKKKIKVNCTNCAYCMPCPQGVDIPICFSSYNDKSMFGGFKPQVMYVQSTEDKSAAYKCTECGVCEKKCPQEIPIIDELKNVSKSMDHWYYRVLGKVIKFIMYR, from the coding sequence GTGTTTTATCGAAAAATAGAAAAGAATGGAGATGAATTGTCCATTTTAGGATATGGATGTATGAGATATCCTCGAAAAAATGGAGCTATTGATTATAAAAGAACAGAAAAACAAATAATGACAGCTATAGAAAATGGTGTTAATTATTTTGATACTGCTTATTTATATCCAGGAAGTGAAAAAAATCTAGGAGAAATCTTAAAAAATAATAACTGTAGAGATAAGGTAAAAATTGCTGATAAAATGCCAGGCCCTATAGCTAAAACTAGAGAAAAAATGGATGAAATCTTTGAAAAGCAGCTGGATAGATTACAAACTGATTATATCGATTATTACATGATTCATAGCTTAATGCAATTTAAAGACTGGGAAACATTAAAAGAAAATGGAATTTTAGATTTTATAGATGAAGAAAAGAAAAAAGGACGTATAATTAATTTTGGTTTTTCATTCCATGGAAATTTACATCATTTTAAAAGGATAATAGATGATTATGATTGGGAATTTTGTATGATACAATATAATTATATTGATGAAAATTATCAAGCTGGAACAGAAGGTTTAGAGTATGCAGCTTCTAAAAACATTGGTGTAATAGTAATGGAACCTCTTAGAGGAGGAATGTTAGTTGACAAGCTACCAGAAAAGGCTCAAAAGATAATGAACAATTTTGAAATTAAAAGATCTCCAGCAGAATGGGCATTTAGATGGGTTTGGAATCATCCTGCAGTAAAAGTGGTTTTATCAGGAATGAATGAAGAACAGCATATCAAAGACAATATAAGAGTTGCATCAGAAACCCAAGCCAATTCATTAACAATCGAAGAAAAAGAAATGTTAGAAAAGGTTAAAACAGAGTTTAAAAAGAAAATTAAAGTGAATTGTACAAACTGTGCTTATTGTATGCCTTGTCCACAGGGAGTAGATATACCTATCTGTTTCTCTTCTTATAATGATAAATCAATGTTTGGAGGATTTAAACCACAAGTAATGTATGTACAGTCAACTGAAGATAAATCAGCTGCTTATAAATGCACAGAATGTGGTGTTTGTGAAAAGAAATGTCCTCAAGAAATACCTATTATAGATGAACTGAAGAATGTTAGTAAATCAATGGATCATTGGTATTATAGAGTTCTTGGAAAAGTTATCAAATTTATCATGTATAGATAA
- a CDS encoding PQQ-binding-like beta-propeller repeat protein: MESKFKGLLIGIAILAIFISPISGANWTMFQENVEHTGFIQEAGDFVSNLWIFNVESPIKGSPAIKDKIMYIAGENGILKAIDMETGDKKWEYKLKGNVVSSPVISGNNLYIGTEKGHMYSYNIKTEKLSWNYTVNKPIESTATVAGNTIYFGADNGKLYALNPDGSKKWEKELGGKIKSSPTVMNNTIFVGSSSGNIFALNTNDGSQKWNYTTGDQVTASPAYTEDKVYIGSLDGTLYTLNATNGNLVWKYDLGDKVISSASLDTRNYNLYIGSDSDNLTCLDSRDGTFKWAFKTGGDVQSTPAIYGDYVAFGSNDGNGYVLNKYTGNTKLTYNPGAYIFNSAISSSPVVYGQSLFFSGQDGYVYSLDGNKFNTPTSVFTYYTGIIIIAVLAVIIALVALIRRKN, translated from the coding sequence ATGGAAAGTAAATTTAAGGGATTACTAATAGGAATAGCTATTTTAGCTATTTTTATATCCCCTATTTCTGGAGCAAATTGGACAATGTTTCAAGAAAATGTTGAACATACAGGGTTCATTCAAGAAGCAGGAGATTTTGTATCAAATTTATGGATTTTTAATGTAGAAAGTCCAATTAAAGGGTCTCCCGCTATTAAAGATAAAATAATGTATATTGCTGGAGAAAATGGAATTTTAAAGGCAATTGATATGGAAACTGGGGATAAAAAATGGGAATACAAGTTAAAAGGCAATGTTGTGAGTTCTCCAGTCATTAGTGGAAATAATTTATACATAGGTACTGAAAAAGGACATATGTATAGTTACAATATCAAAACAGAGAAATTATCTTGGAATTACACAGTAAACAAGCCTATTGAATCAACTGCTACAGTAGCTGGAAACACCATATATTTTGGAGCAGATAATGGAAAATTATATGCACTAAACCCTGATGGTAGTAAAAAATGGGAGAAAGAACTTGGAGGAAAGATAAAATCTTCTCCAACCGTAATGAATAATACAATATTTGTAGGATCTAGTAGTGGTAATATTTTTGCTCTTAATACTAATGATGGAAGTCAAAAATGGAATTATACAACAGGAGATCAAGTTACAGCTTCCCCAGCATACACAGAAGATAAAGTATATATCGGATCATTAGATGGTACACTATATACTCTAAATGCTACAAATGGAAACCTTGTATGGAAATATGACCTTGGAGATAAAGTAATCTCTTCTGCATCATTAGATACTAGAAACTATAATTTATATATAGGTTCTGATAGTGATAACTTAACTTGTCTTGATTCAAGAGATGGAACATTTAAATGGGCATTTAAAACTGGAGGAGATGTTCAATCTACTCCTGCAATATATGGTGACTATGTTGCATTTGGATCAAATGATGGAAATGGATATGTTTTAAATAAATATACTGGAAACACTAAATTAACATATAATCCAGGAGCCTACATTTTCAACTCAGCAATAAGTTCATCACCAGTAGTTTATGGACAAAGTTTGTTCTTCTCAGGTCAAGATGGATATGTTTATTCATTAGATGGTAATAAATTTAATACTCCAACATCAGTATTTACTTATTACACAGGCATTATAATTATAGCTGTTTTAGCTGTAATAATTGCACTTGTTGCTTTAATAAGAAGAAAGAATTAA
- a CDS encoding ABC transporter permease, giving the protein MESKKFLWMLKKDLLSLYRHPSRMIAMFLFPIIMITLFGYGMGGDIENVPIVIAEQSHGNITDQTLMAVKDMSLFEVKNITTNVNQAKEMVNNGQVKAAIILPPNYDDISSDQSKTVVLYLDSSDQIASQTIVPASQQLFSQISAKIGAEKLASIQVQNTVQSSNGTDGGAASGSNVSTELNDSSQGSSVGGISDSVNGIVNSINLQVNKIYGNIAYIDFLVPAILAMTVMMSCMMGMGQSIAGERETGELARLFMTPTSVATVVGGKIFSKLIIEVVKAIILLAAAILLFGITINGNIFLAVGVLILGALTFVGFGIMISATAQTQEDYTQLVMPFTMPMMFVSGVFYPIETMPWIFQKIAYIAPLTYLNDAMRGVMLKGQGLGDIWLDILVLVGFLIVFFVLGVIRFDRDV; this is encoded by the coding sequence ATGGAAAGCAAAAAATTCTTATGGATGCTTAAAAAAGATCTTTTATCTCTTTATAGACATCCTTCACGAATGATAGCTATGTTTCTCTTCCCAATTATAATGATAACCTTATTTGGTTATGGTATGGGAGGAGACATTGAAAATGTTCCAATAGTAATTGCAGAACAAAGCCATGGAAATATAACTGATCAAACACTTATGGCAGTTAAAGATATGTCGTTGTTTGAAGTTAAAAATATTACAACCAATGTAAATCAAGCTAAAGAGATGGTTAACAATGGGCAAGTTAAAGCAGCCATAATACTGCCTCCAAATTATGATGATATAAGTTCGGATCAAAGTAAGACGGTTGTATTGTATCTTGATTCATCAGATCAAATAGCAAGTCAAACAATAGTGCCAGCTAGTCAACAATTATTTAGTCAAATAAGTGCCAAAATAGGTGCTGAAAAATTAGCTTCCATCCAAGTACAAAATACTGTTCAAAGTTCGAATGGTACTGATGGGGGTGCAGCTAGTGGAAGTAATGTATCTACGGAATTAAATGATAGTTCCCAGGGATCTTCTGTTGGTGGTATTTCAGATAGTGTTAATGGAATTGTAAATTCAATTAACCTTCAAGTAAATAAAATTTATGGAAATATTGCATATATTGACTTTTTAGTTCCTGCAATATTAGCTATGACTGTCATGATGTCATGTATGATGGGAATGGGTCAATCAATTGCTGGTGAAAGAGAGACAGGGGAATTAGCTAGGTTATTTATGACTCCTACAAGTGTTGCTACAGTTGTTGGAGGAAAAATATTTTCAAAATTAATAATTGAAGTTGTAAAAGCCATAATACTGCTGGCAGCAGCTATTTTACTCTTTGGAATAACAATTAATGGAAATATATTCTTAGCTGTGGGAGTGCTGATACTCGGAGCATTAACGTTTGTTGGATTTGGAATAATGATTTCAGCAACGGCTCAAACACAAGAAGATTATACACAACTTGTTATGCCATTTACCATGCCAATGATGTTTGTTTCAGGAGTATTTTATCCGATAGAAACAATGCCATGGATATTCCAAAAAATAGCATACATAGCTCCATTAACCTATTTAAATGATGCTATGAGAGGAGTTATGCTTAAAGGACAAGGATTAGGAGACATATGGTTAGATATATTAGTTCTTGTAGGATTCTTAATAGTATTCTTTGTATTAGGTGTTATAAGATTTGATAGAGATGTTTAA
- a CDS encoding ATP-binding cassette domain-containing protein yields the protein MKYAIETDSLTKMYGDFLAVDNLNMKVKNKSIFGFLGPNGAGKTTTIKMLTCLIKPTNGTAKVSGHDIIESPNEVRQKIGMVPQLVSLYNDLTARENVELCADYYGLTEDEKEDRIDDLMELVDIKYAENKLIKQMSGGQKQKVSVVASLIHRPDVLFLDEPTIGLDPTTKMVLWDLIQELNDNGHTIILCSHDMYEVEMLCENVGIMNLGELAAFDTPQGLKDTLMHRKEQEILKKMEGFSSAKEFAKTEFAAKSLKTETVYSTEEDDTIVGNVTDLNNGVVTGVSTPSLTKNQDNAGKDSYNEDSYNGDTDNSEYLAEIEKVSKEVSIMVKNMTDKIKKDLEDLDIVYNVRVTETGKGSRLAIDVDKFAENSVNNVIWSIVKNDGNITSINTKDPSLEDVFVDVTSKKKVNQANIKDVK from the coding sequence ATGAAATATGCAATAGAAACTGATTCACTTACTAAAATGTATGGTGATTTCTTAGCTGTTGATAATCTTAATATGAAAGTCAAAAATAAGAGTATCTTCGGTTTTTTAGGGCCTAATGGTGCAGGTAAAACCACAACCATAAAAATGTTAACATGTCTTATAAAACCCACAAATGGAACAGCAAAAGTAAGTGGCCATGACATTATTGAAAGTCCAAATGAAGTAAGACAAAAAATAGGGATGGTTCCACAGCTTGTAAGTCTATACAATGATTTAACAGCTAGAGAAAATGTAGAACTTTGTGCTGATTACTATGGTCTTACAGAAGATGAAAAAGAAGACCGTATTGACGATCTTATGGAACTTGTTGATATTAAATATGCTGAAAATAAGTTAATTAAACAAATGTCTGGTGGTCAAAAACAAAAGGTTTCTGTAGTAGCTAGTTTAATACACAGACCAGACGTTCTATTTCTTGATGAACCTACTATTGGTTTAGATCCAACAACTAAGATGGTTCTTTGGGATTTAATACAAGAACTTAATGATAATGGCCATACCATTATTCTCTGTTCTCATGATATGTATGAAGTAGAAATGCTTTGTGAAAATGTAGGTATCATGAATTTAGGAGAATTAGCTGCATTCGATACTCCCCAAGGACTTAAAGATACTTTAATGCATAGAAAAGAACAAGAAATTCTCAAAAAAATGGAAGGATTTTCTAGTGCAAAAGAGTTTGCAAAAACTGAATTTGCAGCTAAATCACTTAAAACTGAAACAGTTTATAGTACTGAAGAAGATGATACCATAGTTGGAAATGTTACTGATCTGAACAATGGAGTAGTAACAGGAGTGTCTACTCCATCATTAACTAAAAATCAAGATAATGCTGGTAAAGATAGCTATAATGAAGATAGCTATAATGGAGATACAGATAATTCAGAATATCTAGCTGAGATTGAAAAAGTCTCTAAAGAAGTTAGTATCATGGTCAAAAATATGACCGACAAGATTAAGAAAGATCTTGAAGATTTAGATATTGTTTATAATGTAAGAGTAACTGAAACTGGAAAAGGAAGTAGATTAGCTATTGATGTAGACAAATTTGCTGAAAATAGTGTTAATAATGTTATTTGGAGTATTGTAAAGAACGATGGAAACATAACTTCTATTAATACAAAAGATCCATCATTAGAAGATGTATTTGTTGATGTAACTAGTAAGAAAAAGGTTAATCAAGCTAATATAAAGGATGTCAAATAA
- a CDS encoding helix-turn-helix transcriptional regulator produces the protein MKKLVKKKTLKKEKEKKNKIKKHAHHDSWETDCILKDGNFDKTLISALMKGFIKIIILWIITKGRIHGYEIIKKMKEGLEDKNDLELQGPGPNKIYPILHELEKKELIKGDWELQGKRKVKYYEATDKGINTIEIIRKKPHKNVPPTIREFWMDVMTNNSNK, from the coding sequence ATGAAAAAATTAGTGAAAAAGAAGACCTTAAAAAAAGAAAAAGAAAAGAAAAACAAAATCAAAAAACATGCCCATCATGATTCTTGGGAAACCGATTGTATATTAAAAGATGGGAACTTCGATAAAACATTGATATCTGCCTTAATGAAAGGCTTCATAAAAATAATTATTCTTTGGATTATAACCAAAGGAAGAATACATGGATATGAAATAATAAAAAAAATGAAAGAAGGATTAGAAGATAAGAATGATCTTGAATTACAGGGCCCGGGACCTAATAAAATATACCCCATTCTCCATGAATTAGAAAAAAAAGAGTTGATTAAGGGAGATTGGGAATTACAAGGTAAAAGAAAAGTAAAATACTATGAAGCTACCGATAAAGGTATCAATACTATTGAAATAATTAGAAAAAAACCTCATAAAAACGTCCCCCCAACTATAAGAGAATTTTGGATGGATGTAATGACGAATAATAGTAATAAATGA